A genomic stretch from Catellatospora citrea includes:
- a CDS encoding SRPBCC family protein, translated as MSEDRIERETLIEASLERVWSLVAQPGFWVADKASLPGTVAVAGESMIAKNPHHGDFPVRVEKVDPPHYLAYRWASAFPGEELRDDNSTLVEFTLTAEGAKTRLRVVESGFAALAAPEEQRSGAFRDNSGGWPLELEALKARAEESSV; from the coding sequence ATGAGTGAGGACCGGATCGAACGCGAGACCCTGATCGAGGCGTCCCTGGAGCGCGTCTGGTCGCTGGTCGCCCAGCCCGGGTTCTGGGTGGCCGACAAGGCGAGCCTGCCCGGCACCGTGGCCGTGGCGGGGGAGTCGATGATCGCGAAGAACCCCCACCACGGCGACTTCCCGGTCCGGGTGGAGAAGGTCGACCCGCCGCACTACCTCGCCTACCGCTGGGCCAGCGCGTTCCCGGGCGAGGAGCTGCGCGACGACAACAGCACCCTGGTCGAGTTCACGCTGACCGCGGAGGGCGCGAAGACGCGCCTGCGCGTGGTGGAGAGCGGCTTCGCGGCGCTGGCCGCGCCCGAGGAGCAGCGCAGCGGGGCGTTCCGGGACAACTCCGGCGGCTGGCCGCTGGAGCTGGAGGCGCTCAAGGCGCGGGCGGAAGAATCCTCCGTGTGA
- a CDS encoding DUF899 domain-containing protein: MIDHKTGTRQEWLAARLELLAAEKELTHRSDEVARQRQDLPWVRIDKEYRFATDDGDASLADLFAGRSQLLVYHFMFGPEYEAGCPSCSAIADGFHGSVVHLANHDVTLCAVSQAPLAKLQDYKKRMGWSFPWASSFGGEFNQDFHVTHTKEEWQSGTVEYNFRSMDVRPSPSGEELPFLNKIASSVGVDWPTYRQQGPGMSAFVLDDGVVYHTYSTYERGVDALWGMYQWLDRAPLGRNEDGFWWRRHDEYDKQ, translated from the coding sequence ATGATCGATCACAAGACCGGCACCAGGCAGGAGTGGCTCGCGGCCCGGCTGGAGCTGCTGGCCGCGGAGAAGGAGCTGACCCACCGCAGCGACGAGGTGGCGCGGCAGCGGCAGGACCTGCCGTGGGTGCGCATCGACAAGGAGTACCGCTTCGCGACCGACGACGGCGACGCCTCGCTGGCCGACCTGTTCGCCGGGCGCTCGCAGCTGCTCGTCTACCACTTCATGTTCGGCCCCGAGTACGAGGCGGGCTGCCCGTCCTGCTCCGCGATCGCCGACGGCTTCCACGGCTCGGTCGTCCACCTCGCCAACCACGACGTGACCCTGTGCGCGGTGTCGCAGGCTCCGCTGGCGAAGCTCCAGGACTACAAGAAGCGCATGGGCTGGAGCTTCCCATGGGCGTCGTCGTTCGGCGGCGAGTTCAACCAGGACTTCCACGTGACGCACACCAAGGAGGAGTGGCAGTCGGGGACGGTCGAGTACAACTTCCGCTCGATGGACGTGCGGCCGTCGCCGTCGGGCGAGGAACTGCCGTTCCTCAACAAGATCGCGTCGTCGGTCGGCGTGGACTGGCCGACCTACCGGCAGCAGGGGCCGGGCATGAGCGCGTTCGTGCTGGACGACGGGGTCGTCTACCACACCTACTCGACGTACGAGCGGGGCGTGGACGCGCTGTGGGGCATGTACCAGTGGCTCGACCGCGCGCCGCTCGGCCGCAACGAGGACGGCTTCTGGTGGCGCCGCCACGACGAGTACGACAAGCAGTGA
- a CDS encoding MOSC domain-containing protein yields the protein MMVGTIGELRRFPVKSLLGEMLTEAVVQPRGLAGDRRWAVRGADGRFGSGKSTRRFRQMDGLFQLAARYDGAVPVLRFPSGQRLRGDDPAVHAALSRHVGEPVTLTAEEDVSHFDEGPLHVLTTASLRHLGGLLGGPVDPRRFRANLLLDVSGPPARLEDGWPGRTLHVGDEVVLRVTRRMTRCVMVNSAQEDLPHDGRVLRAVAIADELTFGVLAQVERAGTVRFGDPVVLRG from the coding sequence ATGATGGTCGGCACGATCGGGGAGCTGCGCCGGTTCCCGGTCAAGTCGCTGCTCGGCGAGATGCTCACCGAGGCGGTGGTGCAGCCGCGCGGGCTCGCCGGGGACCGCCGGTGGGCGGTGCGCGGCGCGGACGGCCGCTTCGGCAGCGGCAAGAGCACCCGGCGGTTCCGGCAGATGGACGGGCTGTTCCAGCTGGCGGCGCGCTACGACGGCGCGGTGCCGGTGCTGCGCTTTCCGTCCGGACAGCGGCTGCGCGGCGACGATCCGGCGGTGCACGCGGCGCTGAGCCGGCACGTCGGCGAGCCGGTGACGCTGACCGCCGAGGAGGACGTGTCGCACTTCGACGAGGGCCCGCTGCACGTGCTCACCACCGCCTCGCTGCGGCACCTGGGCGGGCTGCTCGGCGGGCCGGTCGACCCGCGGCGCTTCCGCGCCAACCTGCTGCTCGACGTGTCCGGCCCGCCCGCGCGGCTGGAGGACGGCTGGCCGGGCCGGACCCTGCACGTCGGCGACGAGGTGGTGCTGCGGGTGACCCGCCGGATGACCCGCTGCGTGATGGTCAACAGCGCGCAGGAGGACCTGCCGCACGACGGGCGGGTCCTGCGCGCCGTCGCGATCGCGGACGAGTTGACGTTCGGGGTGCTCGCTCAGGTCGAGCGGGCGGGCACGGTCCGGTTCGGCGATCCTGTCGTACTGCGCGGATAG
- a CDS encoding oxidoreductase, with amino-acid sequence MTTWFITGASRGFGVEIARQALDRSDDVVATARDPKTVEKALPGYADRLLAVALDVDDEAAARRAVDAAVDRFGTIDVLVNNAGRGLVGAIEETSDAEARAVFDTNLFGLLAVTRAVLPVMRRQRSGRIVNMSSIGGIRSWPGWGLYAATKFAVEAVTEAMSQELAPLGIQAIAVEPGPFRTDFLDSTSLHRTEQVIDDYAASSGRMRSWSDETNHAQEGDPVKAATAILTIVDTPQMPVRLALGASCVTDIEAKLREVAADLDKWRELSVSTDFATTG; translated from the coding sequence ATGACCACCTGGTTCATCACCGGCGCGTCCCGCGGATTCGGGGTCGAGATCGCCCGCCAGGCCCTGGACCGCAGCGACGACGTCGTCGCCACCGCCCGCGACCCGAAGACCGTCGAGAAGGCACTGCCCGGGTACGCCGACCGGCTGCTCGCCGTGGCCCTCGACGTCGACGACGAGGCGGCGGCACGCCGGGCCGTCGACGCCGCGGTCGACCGGTTCGGCACCATCGACGTGCTGGTCAACAACGCCGGACGCGGGCTGGTCGGGGCCATCGAGGAGACCAGCGACGCCGAGGCCCGCGCCGTGTTCGACACCAACCTGTTCGGCCTGCTCGCGGTAACCCGCGCGGTGCTGCCGGTGATGCGGCGCCAGCGCTCCGGCCGCATCGTGAACATGAGCTCGATCGGCGGGATCCGGTCCTGGCCGGGTTGGGGCCTGTACGCGGCGACGAAGTTCGCCGTCGAGGCGGTCACCGAGGCGATGAGCCAGGAACTCGCGCCGCTGGGCATCCAGGCGATCGCCGTCGAGCCCGGCCCGTTCCGCACCGACTTCCTCGACTCGACCTCGCTGCACCGCACCGAGCAGGTGATCGACGACTACGCCGCCAGCTCCGGCCGGATGCGCAGCTGGTCCGACGAGACCAACCATGCCCAGGAAGGCGACCCGGTCAAGGCGGCCACGGCGATCCTCACCATCGTCGACACCCCGCAGATGCCGGTACGCCTGGCCCTGGGTGCCAGCTGCGTCACCGACATCGAGGCCAAGCTCAGGGAGGTCGCCGCCGACCTCGACAAGTGGCGCGAGCTGTCCGTGTCCACGGACTTCGCCACCACCGGCTGA
- a CDS encoding ArsR/SmtB family transcription factor: protein MTDEHHGDVSPVDAVLAALADPTRRQLLDMLAELGETTATTLAERLPVSRQAVVKHLAVLDAAGLVGGHRAGREVRYAVRPAALNTTARWMAALASDWDRRLATIKRLAEAAEQEAAAGEVEPGGA from the coding sequence GTGACAGACGAGCACCACGGCGACGTCTCGCCGGTCGACGCCGTGCTGGCGGCCCTTGCCGACCCGACCCGGCGGCAGCTGCTCGACATGCTCGCCGAGCTGGGCGAGACGACCGCGACGACGCTCGCCGAACGCCTTCCGGTATCGCGGCAGGCGGTGGTCAAGCACCTTGCCGTGCTGGACGCCGCCGGCCTGGTCGGCGGCCACCGGGCCGGGCGCGAGGTGCGGTACGCGGTGCGGCCCGCGGCGCTGAACACCACGGCGCGGTGGATGGCCGCGCTCGCCTCCGACTGGGATCGCCGGCTGGCGACCATCAAACGCCTCGCCGAAGCGGCGGAGCAGGAAGCGGCCGCGGGGGAGGTCGAACCCGGCGGAGCCTGA
- a CDS encoding RNA-binding S4 domain-containing protein, translating into MTDVPIRDDMIRLGQFLKLASVIETGGEAKLRITAGEVTVNGEVEVRRGRQLHRGDVVVIDGESLRVA; encoded by the coding sequence GTGACCGACGTACCGATCCGTGATGACATGATCCGCCTGGGCCAGTTCCTGAAGCTCGCCTCCGTGATCGAGACCGGTGGTGAGGCGAAGCTGCGCATCACCGCCGGTGAGGTGACCGTGAACGGCGAGGTGGAGGTGCGCCGCGGCCGCCAACTGCACCGCGGCGACGTGGTCGTCATCGACGGGGAGAGCCTGCGCGTCGCCTGA
- a CDS encoding winged helix DNA-binding domain-containing protein, with translation MDALQLASWRMRNLGLHATADATPQDVVGRLGAVQSQDYGPATWSLGERITAAHEDRLHRDFAEGALLRTHVLRPTWHFVTPEDIAWVLALTGPRVHQLNAYYYRQLGLDEQLRARCDALLTEALTGTQLTRKELTALCQAAGIGTEGFRMAYILMNAELNGLICSGAMKGKQHTYALLAERAPQALVLDPDAALAELTLRYFTSHGPATVKDFRWWSSLTQAEIRRSLDLVRGQLHSLDADGLTYWFAGEPAQPHTSDGPVAHLLQGYDEYIVGYTESKHLLNVAGVGGGQRLDRPVYNGVLIIDSQVAGHWKRTVGRTEVAVEVLVYAPLDADRAAAVQAAADHHGRFLGLPARVTTSLL, from the coding sequence ATGGACGCACTTCAGCTGGCCTCGTGGCGCATGCGCAACCTCGGCCTGCACGCCACCGCCGACGCCACGCCCCAGGACGTGGTCGGCCGGCTGGGTGCGGTGCAGTCCCAGGACTACGGCCCGGCGACCTGGTCGCTCGGCGAGCGCATCACCGCCGCCCACGAGGACCGGTTGCATCGCGACTTCGCCGAGGGCGCCTTGCTGCGGACCCACGTGCTGCGGCCGACCTGGCACTTCGTCACACCGGAGGACATCGCTTGGGTGCTGGCGCTGACCGGTCCACGGGTGCACCAGCTCAACGCGTACTACTACCGCCAGCTCGGCCTCGACGAGCAGCTGCGGGCGCGCTGCGACGCGCTGCTGACCGAGGCGCTGACCGGCACGCAGCTCACCCGCAAGGAGCTGACCGCGCTGTGCCAGGCGGCGGGCATCGGCACCGAGGGCTTCCGGATGGCGTACATCCTGATGAACGCCGAACTCAACGGCCTGATCTGCAGCGGCGCGATGAAGGGCAAGCAGCACACGTACGCGCTGCTGGCCGAGCGCGCGCCGCAGGCGCTGGTGCTCGATCCGGACGCCGCGCTCGCCGAGCTGACCCTGCGCTACTTCACCAGCCACGGGCCGGCCACCGTGAAGGACTTCCGCTGGTGGTCGAGCCTGACCCAAGCCGAGATCCGCCGCAGCCTGGACCTGGTCCGCGGGCAGCTGCACAGCCTGGACGCGGACGGGCTGACCTACTGGTTCGCCGGGGAGCCGGCGCAGCCGCACACCTCGGACGGTCCGGTGGCGCACCTGCTGCAGGGCTACGACGAGTACATCGTGGGCTACACCGAGAGCAAGCACCTGCTCAACGTCGCCGGGGTCGGTGGCGGGCAGCGGCTGGACCGCCCCGTCTACAACGGCGTGCTCATCATCGACAGCCAGGTCGCCGGGCACTGGAAGCGCACGGTCGGCCGCACCGAGGTCGCGGTCGAGGTGCTGGTCTACGCCCCGCTCGACGCCGACCGGGCCGCCGCGGTGCAGGCCGCGGCCGACCACCACGGCCGTTTCCTCGGCCTGCCCGCCAGGGTCACCACGTCCCTGCTCTGA
- a CDS encoding NRDE family protein gives MCTVAVSFEPSSPVPLLVLAVRDELLVRPWEPPAEHWPRHPGVLGGIDLVAGGTWLAVDPAARRAGFVLNGRGRLAPEHGRRSRGDLPLLAAAGLPVPDDLAAFDPFYLITADLGGAVMVGWDGETRTATALPQGYTVIVNSGDDPAEPRAAHLLAALRAVPRPHPAAGWGAWPALAAGEGIDRADPRALILRHTFGDDLRYGSSSVTLLAIGPDLVRYDFAAVPDEPGPVTLTRVV, from the coding sequence ATGTGTACGGTCGCCGTCAGTTTCGAGCCGTCGTCGCCGGTGCCGCTGCTGGTCCTGGCCGTACGGGACGAGCTGCTGGTGCGCCCGTGGGAGCCGCCGGCGGAGCACTGGCCGCGCCATCCCGGGGTGCTCGGCGGGATCGACCTGGTCGCCGGGGGCACCTGGCTGGCCGTGGATCCGGCCGCCCGCCGGGCCGGGTTCGTGCTCAACGGGCGCGGACGGCTCGCGCCCGAGCACGGCCGCCGGTCCCGTGGCGACCTGCCCCTGCTCGCCGCAGCCGGGCTGCCCGTGCCCGACGACCTGGCGGCCTTCGACCCGTTCTACCTGATCACCGCTGATCTCGGTGGAGCCGTGATGGTCGGCTGGGACGGCGAGACGCGCACCGCGACGGCTCTGCCGCAGGGATACACGGTGATCGTCAACAGCGGTGACGACCCCGCCGAGCCGCGCGCCGCGCACCTGCTCGCGGCGCTGCGGGCCGTGCCGCGTCCGCATCCGGCCGCCGGCTGGGGCGCCTGGCCAGCGCTGGCCGCGGGGGAGGGGATCGACCGCGCGGACCCGCGGGCGCTGATCCTGCGGCACACCTTCGGCGACGACCTGCGCTACGGCTCCAGCTCGGTCACCCTACTCGCGATCGGCCCCGACCTCGTGCGCTATGACTTCGCGGCCGTGCCGGACGAGCCCGGTCCGGTGACACTCACCCGGGTCGTCTAG
- a CDS encoding DUF2182 domain-containing protein: MRLGYAVTAVTLGLAVAGWVLMIRLMDGMDLGPATPLGPFAFFVAGWASMIAAMMLPGAVPAVVRRARAGAGTAALFVAAYLGVWTLVGVAVFALYRPHGPIAAGVLVIAAGAYELTPVKRHFRRRCGESGHSGLGYGLHCVGSSIGLMLVLVAVGIMSIGWMCVITALCLAQKLLPARASVDVPLALAVVALGLMLMTAPEVVPGFHPPTSPLDGGGHHHSHH; encoded by the coding sequence ATGCGACTCGGGTACGCGGTGACGGCGGTGACGCTCGGGCTCGCCGTCGCCGGCTGGGTCCTGATGATCCGGCTCATGGACGGCATGGACCTGGGCCCGGCGACCCCGCTCGGCCCGTTCGCGTTCTTCGTCGCCGGGTGGGCCTCGATGATCGCGGCGATGATGCTGCCGGGCGCGGTCCCGGCGGTCGTGCGCCGGGCCCGTGCCGGAGCGGGCACGGCGGCGCTGTTCGTCGCCGCGTACCTCGGCGTCTGGACGCTCGTCGGGGTGGCGGTCTTCGCGCTGTACCGGCCGCACGGGCCGATCGCCGCGGGCGTGCTCGTGATCGCGGCGGGCGCCTACGAGCTGACGCCGGTCAAGCGGCACTTCCGGCGGCGGTGCGGCGAGAGCGGGCACTCCGGGTTGGGGTACGGGCTGCACTGCGTCGGGTCGAGCATCGGCCTGATGCTCGTGCTGGTCGCGGTAGGGATCATGAGCATCGGCTGGATGTGCGTGATCACCGCGCTGTGCCTGGCGCAGAAGCTGCTGCCCGCACGGGCCTCCGTCGACGTGCCGCTGGCGCTGGCGGTCGTGGCGCTCGGCCTGATGCTCATGACCGCGCCCGAGGTCGTGCCTGGTTTTCATCCGCCGACGTCTCCCCTGGACGGCGGCGGCCATCACCACTCGCACCACTGA
- a CDS encoding M20 family metallopeptidase — protein sequence MELEPFLRTAEELLAVPSTADRPDQLHRALDLVLDAVGPGFAVERFESAGKPSALLYRDTGAGRPAFRVILNGHLDVVPAAPEQFTPRREGDRLYARGAQDMKISALVMAHVFAELAPSLPYPLALQLVTDEEIGGRNGTLHQLEQGVTGQFVVIGEFSGLEIVTDSKGILQARLTATGRAAHSAYPWQGDNALLRLTRAIQALHAAYPLPTTEAWATTVNLARLDTPNTAFNQVPALAEAWLDIRFPPGEPGFDGRTAEQIAAHLGDICGPGIAVAVEHADAPHHADRDRPEVRALQQAAQAQGYPAGFLRKHGAADGRFYSQRGVDAVIFGIGGAGLHGPEEYADLTSILPYHQALRTFLSAI from the coding sequence GTGGAGCTGGAGCCCTTTCTGCGTACGGCCGAAGAGCTGCTCGCCGTGCCGTCGACCGCCGACCGTCCCGACCAGCTGCACCGCGCGCTGGACCTCGTCCTCGACGCCGTCGGGCCGGGCTTCGCCGTGGAGCGGTTCGAGTCCGCGGGCAAGCCGAGCGCGCTGCTCTACCGCGACACCGGGGCGGGCCGCCCGGCGTTCCGGGTGATCCTCAACGGCCATCTGGACGTGGTGCCCGCCGCGCCGGAGCAGTTCACGCCGCGCCGCGAGGGCGACCGCCTGTACGCCCGCGGCGCGCAGGACATGAAGATCTCGGCGCTGGTGATGGCGCACGTGTTCGCCGAGCTGGCCCCGTCGCTGCCGTACCCGCTGGCATTGCAGCTGGTCACCGACGAGGAGATCGGCGGGCGCAACGGCACCCTGCACCAGCTGGAACAGGGCGTCACCGGGCAGTTCGTGGTCATCGGCGAGTTCAGCGGGCTGGAGATCGTCACCGACTCGAAGGGCATCCTGCAGGCGCGGCTGACCGCGACCGGCCGGGCCGCGCACAGCGCATACCCGTGGCAGGGCGACAACGCGCTGCTGCGGCTGACGAGGGCAATCCAAGCGCTGCACGCGGCATATCCGCTGCCGACCACCGAGGCCTGGGCGACGACGGTGAACCTGGCCCGCCTGGACACCCCGAACACGGCGTTCAACCAGGTCCCGGCGCTGGCGGAGGCCTGGCTGGACATCCGCTTCCCGCCCGGCGAACCCGGCTTCGACGGGCGCACCGCCGAGCAGATCGCCGCGCACCTGGGCGACATCTGCGGGCCGGGCATCGCGGTGGCGGTCGAGCACGCCGACGCCCCGCACCACGCCGACCGGGACCGGCCCGAGGTGCGGGCCCTGCAGCAGGCGGCGCAGGCGCAGGGCTACCCGGCCGGTTTCCTGCGCAAGCACGGCGCGGCCGACGGGCGCTTCTACTCCCAGCGCGGCGTCGACGCGGTGATCTTCGGCATCGGCGGCGCGGGCCTGCACGGCCCCGAGGAGTACGCCGACCTGACCTCGATCCTGCCCTACCACCAGGCGCTGCGCACCTTCCTCTCCGCGATCTGA
- a CDS encoding DUF4184 family protein, which produces MPLTFPSHAALPLPLKLWRPRWFDGVALTVGAASPDLAYALDGSGLPVFPLSHQWPGVVLFCLPVTLAGALLVRRAAAVVAAHLPRRPAALALRDYGVLGTARPKLLVSAASALLAAASHLVWDQLTGPLPVLDYASSAGGALAALALAVHVGRHRLLRAWHGAPPDRPVRPGLFWSVAGTVTAACAVTASQLPGAFLPHTTGARLLLGVALGLGAAAAATALMPVRPSAVDPAPASD; this is translated from the coding sequence GTGCCGCTGACGTTCCCCTCCCACGCCGCATTGCCGCTGCCGCTGAAGCTGTGGCGTCCCCGCTGGTTCGACGGCGTGGCGCTGACGGTCGGGGCGGCCTCGCCCGACCTCGCGTACGCCCTGGACGGTTCGGGCCTGCCCGTGTTCCCGCTGTCGCACCAGTGGCCCGGCGTGGTGCTGTTCTGCCTGCCGGTGACGCTGGCCGGCGCGCTGCTGGTGCGCCGGGCGGCGGCCGTGGTCGCCGCGCACCTGCCCCGTCGGCCCGCGGCCCTGGCCCTGCGCGACTACGGTGTGCTCGGCACGGCGCGGCCCAAGCTCCTGGTCAGCGCCGCGTCGGCGCTGCTGGCCGCCGCGAGCCACCTGGTCTGGGACCAGCTCACCGGGCCCCTGCCCGTGCTCGACTACGCGTCCTCGGCGGGCGGAGCGCTGGCCGCGCTGGCACTGGCCGTGCATGTGGGCCGCCACCGCCTGCTGCGGGCGTGGCACGGCGCGCCACCGGACCGGCCGGTGCGCCCCGGACTGTTCTGGTCCGTCGCCGGCACGGTCACCGCGGCCTGCGCGGTGACCGCGTCACAGCTGCCAGGGGCGTTCCTGCCGCACACCACGGGCGCGCGTCTGCTGCTCGGCGTCGCGCTCGGTCTCGGCGCCGCCGCTGCGGCGACCGCCCTCATGCCGGTACGGCCGAGCGCGGTCGATCCGGCACCGGCGAGCGACTGA
- a CDS encoding SDR family NAD(P)-dependent oxidoreductase: MQKVALVTGSASGIGAATARRLAAGGMTVVVHSRSSRAAGTALAAELGGTYLQADLADDAAAAGLVPRVLAEHGRLDVLVNNAGISWPVPHAELDALTAADWRRLLDVNLIAPWLLCTAALPALRETNGCIVNVTSHAGVRPKGSSIAYAASKAALNHVTRLLAAALGPDVRVNAVAPGLVDTPLTADWADAHALWNTASPMRRPAQPSDVADLIAAVIGNSYLTGEVILLDGGLNLR; this comes from the coding sequence ATGCAGAAGGTGGCGTTGGTGACCGGCTCGGCGTCGGGGATCGGGGCGGCTACCGCGCGGCGGCTGGCGGCCGGCGGGATGACCGTGGTGGTCCATTCCCGATCGAGCCGCGCGGCCGGGACCGCGCTGGCCGCCGAGCTCGGCGGGACCTATCTGCAGGCCGACCTGGCCGACGACGCCGCCGCGGCGGGGCTGGTCCCGCGGGTGCTGGCCGAGCACGGCCGGCTCGACGTGCTGGTGAACAACGCCGGCATCAGCTGGCCCGTCCCGCACGCCGAGCTGGACGCGCTGACCGCCGCCGACTGGCGGCGGCTGCTCGACGTCAACCTGATCGCGCCCTGGCTGCTGTGCACGGCGGCACTGCCCGCACTCCGCGAGACGAACGGCTGCATCGTGAACGTGACCAGCCACGCGGGTGTCCGCCCGAAGGGCAGCTCGATCGCGTACGCCGCCAGCAAGGCGGCCCTGAACCACGTGACCAGGCTGCTGGCCGCGGCACTCGGCCCCGACGTGCGCGTGAACGCCGTCGCCCCCGGGCTGGTCGACACGCCGCTCACCGCCGACTGGGCCGACGCGCACGCGCTGTGGAACACGGCCAGCCCCATGCGCCGCCCGGCCCAGCCGTCGGACGTCGCCGACCTCATCGCCGCCGTGATCGGCAACTCCTACCTGACCGGCGAGGTCATCCTCCTGGACGGCGGTCTGAACCTGCGCTGA
- a CDS encoding GNAT family N-acetyltransferase: protein MRIRTAQPDDAAAVVALRAEVYPYLVRGVASTRQMIAEPPAGDWTAFVVEDGGQLVGWTSAFRNITTSEADFGEISLLHVHPAHRRQGAGKLLFDAAARHLSGLGVQRVRAWVQQESLDFARGRGFTPSRELRYSMLETRLAPPAPDAPPGVTVVPLSGLDEHVLYTAYVAASADEPGDVPSDELSFDTWRYEVWDNLGLDKDASVAALDGGQIVAFTLVKRDGERMWSDMTATLPEHRGRGLARLAKTVALHRAAAGGVTAAYTSNDESNAPMLAVNARLGYRPVTVQWSCLGTLPGSNAA, encoded by the coding sequence ATGAGAATTCGCACCGCCCAACCCGACGACGCCGCGGCCGTGGTCGCGCTGCGTGCCGAGGTGTATCCGTACCTGGTGCGCGGGGTCGCCTCCACGCGGCAGATGATCGCCGAGCCGCCGGCCGGCGACTGGACCGCGTTCGTGGTCGAGGACGGCGGGCAGCTCGTCGGCTGGACCTCCGCGTTCCGGAACATCACCACCTCCGAGGCCGACTTCGGCGAGATCTCGCTGCTGCACGTGCACCCCGCGCACCGGCGGCAGGGCGCGGGCAAACTGCTGTTCGACGCCGCCGCCCGGCACCTGTCCGGGCTGGGCGTGCAGCGGGTGCGCGCCTGGGTGCAGCAGGAGTCGCTGGACTTCGCCCGCGGCCGCGGCTTCACGCCGAGCCGCGAGCTGCGCTACTCGATGCTGGAGACCCGGCTCGCCCCGCCCGCCCCGGATGCGCCGCCCGGCGTGACCGTCGTGCCGCTGTCCGGGCTGGACGAGCACGTGCTCTACACCGCGTACGTCGCGGCCAGCGCCGACGAGCCCGGCGACGTGCCCTCCGACGAGCTCTCCTTCGACACCTGGCGCTACGAGGTGTGGGACAACCTCGGCCTGGACAAGGACGCCAGCGTCGCCGCCCTCGACGGCGGGCAGATCGTGGCGTTCACGCTGGTCAAGCGGGACGGCGAGCGGATGTGGTCGGACATGACCGCGACGCTGCCCGAGCACCGCGGCCGCGGCCTGGCCCGGCTGGCCAAGACGGTCGCGCTGCACCGGGCCGCCGCCGGTGGCGTGACGGCCGCGTACACCTCCAACGACGAGTCGAACGCGCCGATGCTCGCCGTCAACGCCCGCCTGGGCTACCGGCCGGTCACCGTCCAGTGGTCCTGCCTCGGCACGCTGCCCGGCTCGAACGCGGCGTAG